The Brachyhypopomus gauderio isolate BG-103 chromosome 2, BGAUD_0.2, whole genome shotgun sequence genome contains a region encoding:
- the atoh1b gene encoding protein atonal homolog 1b, translated as MTANTKLLSWSEVSMPKQPEDFSLAEHARLSRRDARGWLTPASHALSHPAARAGHYGHAQLDVKYTTGSDSSAVTDTDAESVQERAAKQKLSGPQKHRRVAANARERRRMHGLNRAFDKLRSVIPSLENEKKLSKYDTLQMAQIYITELSELLDGVVQSECRGPRSACSPGSHALKSPHRAFQADRIVRTSITYAMETPCPPPVRLVRDATGAEGHLLILSAPTGNFEAGKEVVGSSASDGESSHFSDVEESHHGGR; from the coding sequence aTGACAGCGAACACTAAACTTTTGAGTTGGTCCGAGGTGAGCATGCCCAAGCAGCCGGAGGACTTCAGCCTGGCCGAGCACGCGAGACTGAGCCGCAGAGACGCGCGAGGATGGCTGACCCCCGCGAGCCACGCGCTCTCGCACCCGGCCGCACGCGCGGGTCACTACGGGCACGCGCAGCTGGACGTCAAATACACGACTGGAAGTGATTCATCCGCAGTGACCGACACGGACGCCGAGAGTGTCCAAGAGCGCGCGGCGAAGCAGAAGCTGAGCGGCCCACAGAAGCACCGGCGAGTGGCCGCGAACGCGCGCGAGAGGAGGCGCATGCACGGGCTGAACCGCGCCTTCGACAAGCTGAGGAGCGTCATCCCCTCACTGGAGAACGAGAAGAAGCTCTCCAAGTACGACACGCTTCAGATGGCGCAGATCTACATCACGGAGCTGTCGGAGCTCCTGGACGGCGTCGTGCAGTCCGAGTGCAGAGGCCCGAGGAGCGCGTGCAGCCCGGGCAGCCACGCACTGAAGAGTCCGCACCGCGCCTTCCAGGCGGACCGGATCGTAAGGACCAGCATCACGTACGCGATGGAGACGCCCTGTCCACCTCCGGTCCGCCTCGTGCGAGACGCCACGGGCGCTGAAGGACACCTGCTCATTCTGTCGGCGCCCACGGGCAACTTTGAGGCGGGGAAGGAGGTGGTCGGGTCCAGCGCCAGTGATGGAGAGTCCTCACACTTCAGTGATGTGGAAGAGAGTCACCACGGAGGCCGATGA
- the dok3 gene encoding docking protein 3 → MDVVAKEGCLLLQGVKFGKRVWRKTWVILFEASAAGIARLELYDVRDGVGLLAAGAKAMRKGERRVIRLADCLSVTPAPGETCPTDHTAFYLNTAQRTYTLAGPVLDGWVPRLCQVAFQSNVGGGEEGDAQRRDDVAGPMSMARNDLYSTWNPGHYWVTVESSVEAMRCRLSGSYLLSPEKEALCLLDTKTGQTVYSWPYRFLRKFGQIKKGVTIEAGRRCQTGEGRFTFLSNQGPQIYRAIEEAVMHQSVQDLLSKASASLQLPPTPSPDDRGRGSSGAPIRGLQERPRPVVSRKNLALPALPACAKPIEARPDPVVSDLPTSPPGVLYTTIKPQPKPRTTLAPTKVFPPRAGPARSPARSPAHSPAHSPARSPARSPARTKQRRDRSSETTDPVTSTSHEDTDALYCNWTKGGVTRRASGECVYSTVVCSPGLRCKSGPDTKPGQATATHQPATCSYGSPVDFKQILSSLLIKDQARVPPPFPPRAYGWSADCSAKLDAQMTDLDKSETQDSEMS, encoded by the exons ATGGATGTGGTGGCAAAAGAAGGTTGCTTGTTATTACAAGGCGTCAAGTTTGGAAAG AGGGTCTGGAGGAAGACCTGGGTGATCCTGTTCGAGGCCAGCGCGGCCGGCATCGCCCGGCTGGAGCTGTACGACGTGCGGGATGGCGTGGGCTTGCTGGCGGCCGGCGCCAAGGCCATGCGGAAAGGGGAGAGGCGGGTGATCCGCCTGGCCGACTGCCTCAGCGTCACACCTGCCCCGGGCGAGACCTGCCCCACTGACCACACCGCCTTCTACCTGAACACCGCCCAGCGCACCTACACGCTGGCCGGGCCCGTGTTGGACGGGTGGGTGCCCAGGCTCTGCCAGGTGGCCTTTCAG AGTAATGTGGGAGGCGGCGAGGAGGGCGACGCCCAGCGGAGGGATGATGTCGCCGGGCCGATGTCCATGGCTCGCAACGATCTCTACTCCACCTGGAACCCAG GCCACTACTGGGTCACCGTAGAGAGTTCTGTGGAGGCGATGCGGTGCCGTTTATCTGGATCATACCTGTTATCCCCGGAGAAAGAGGCCCTGTGTCTGCTGGACACGAAGACGGGTCAAACTGTGTACTCCTGGCCCTACCGCTTCCTCCGGAAGTTTGGCCAGATCAAG AAGGGGGTGACTATTGAGGCAGGTCGACGCTGTCAAACGGGGGAGGGCCGCTTCACATTCCTGTCCAATCAGGGGCCACAGATCTACAGGGCCATTGAGGAGGCTGTCATGCACCAGAGTGTCCAAGACCTGTTGTCCAAAGCCTCCGCTTCGTTGCAGCTCCCTCCGACACCCAGCCCTGATGACCGAGGGAGGGGCAGTAGCGGTGCTCCAATCAGAGGCCTGCAGGAGAGGCCCCGCCCAGTGGTTTCGCGAAAAAACCTCGCTCTTCCAGCTCTCCCAGCTTGTGCCAAACCCATCGAGGCGAGACCCGACCCTGTCGTGAGCGATCTCCCGACCAGCCCCCCTGGAGTTCTGTACACCACCATCAAGCCCCAGCCCAAGCCAAGGACCACACTTGCACCTACGAAGGTCTTCCCACCACGTGCAGGGCCCGCCCGCAGTCCCGCCCGCAGTCCCGCCCACAGTCCCGCCCACAGTCCCGCCCGCAGTCCCGCCCGCAGTCCCGCCCGCACCAAGCAGAGGCGAGACCGGTCGAGCGAGACAACGGATCCGGTCACGTCCACCAGCCACGAGGACACTGACGCACTCTATTGTAACTGGACCAAGGGTGGCGTGACCAGGCGGGCCAGCGGGGAGTGTGTGTACAGCACCGTGGTGTGTTCGCCGGGCCTCAGGTGCAAGAGCGGACCGGACACCAAGCCCGGCCAGGCCACAGCTACCCACCAGCCTGCTACCTGCTCCTACGGGAGCCCAGTCGACTTTAAACAAATCCTCTCCAGCCTCCTCATCAAAGACCAGGCCAGGGTTCCACCTCCTTTCCCCCCCAGGGCTTATGGGTGGAGCGCTGATTGCTCAGCTAAACTGGACGCACAGATGACCGATTTGGATAAGAGTGAGACTCAGGATTCAGAAATGAGCTGA
- the ddx41 gene encoding putative ATP-dependent RNA helicase DDX41, which translates to MDVENRPNKRSHTDERSDEDSEHDDYVPYVPVKIRKQQMLQKLLRLRGKGLTDEDQKDSGGEQRDEDDGLGPRSNVSLLDQHQHLKEKAEARKESAKEKQLKEEEKILESVAEGRALMSVKEMAKGITYEDSIKTSWRPPRYILSMPSARHERVRKKYHILVEGDGIPPPVKSFREMKFPQAILKGLKKKGIVHPTPIQIQGIPTILSGRDMIGIAFTGSGKTLVFTLPIVMFCLEQEKRLPFCKREGPYGLIICPSRELARQTHSIIEYYCKLLEDEGAPQLRTALCIGGMSVKEQMEVVKHGVHMMVATPGRLMDLLNKKMVSLDICRYLALDEADRMIDMGFEEDIRTIFSYFKGQRQTLLFSATMPKKIQNFAKSALVKPITINVGRAGAASLDVIQEVEYVKEEAKMVYLLECLQKTSPPVLIFAEKKADVDAIHEYLLLKGVEAVAIHGGKDQEERTKAIEAFKEGKKDVLVATDVASKGLDFPAIQHVVNYDMPEEIENYVHRIGRTGRSGKTGIATTFINKGCEESVLMDLKALLVEAKQKVPPVLQVLQTGDEAMLDIGGERGCAFCGGLGHRITDCPKLEAMQTKQVTNISRRDCLANSSMDF; encoded by the exons ATGGACGTCGAAAACCGGCCGAATAAA CGCAGCCACACAGACGAGAGGTCTGATGAGGACTCCGAACACGACGACTATGTCCCTTACGTCCCCGTCAAGATCAGGAAGCAGCAAATG CTGCAGAAGTTGCTGCGACTGCGGGGGAAGGGTCTGACGGACGAGGACCAGAAGGACAGTGGTGGGGAGCAGAGAGATGAGGACGACGGCCTCGGGCCCCGCTCCAACGTCAGCCTCCTGGACCAGCACCAGCACCTCAAGGAGAAAGCGGAGG CACGAAAGGAGTCAGCCAAGGAGAagcagctgaaggaggaggagaagattCTGGAAAGTGTGGCTGAAGGCAGAG cCTTAATGTCTGTCAAGGAGATGGCTAAAGGTATTACCTATGAAGACTCCATTAAGACCAG CTGGAGGCCTCCCCGCTACATTCTGAGTATGCCGTCGGCAAGACACGAGCGCGTGCGGAAGAAATACCACATCCTGGTGGAGGGAGACGGGATCCCTCCACCCGTCAAGAGCTTCAGGGAGATGAAGTTCCCTCAGG CGATTCTGAAAGGCCTGAAGAAGAAGGGAATCGTGCACCCGACGCCCATTCAGATCCAGGGGATCCCCACCAT CTTGTCCGGCAGAGACATGATCGGCATCGCCTTCACGGGCTCGGGGAAGACGCTGGTGTTCACGCTGCCCATCGTCATGTTCTGTCTGGAGCAGGAGAAGCGACTGCCGTTCTGCAAGCGTGAGGGCCCGTATGGGCTGATCATCTGTCCTTCT AGGGAGCTGGCGAGGCAGACCCACAGCATCATCGAGTACTACTGCAAGCTGCTGGAGGACGAGGGCGCCCCCCAGCTGCGCACCGCCCTCTGCATCGGGGGCATGTCCGTCAAGGAGCAGATGGAGGTGGTCAAGCA cggGGTGCACATGATGGTGGCCACGCCGGGTCGGCTAATGGACCTGCTGAATAAGAAGATGGTGAGTTTGGATATCTGCCGCTATCTGGCCCTGGACGAGGCTGACAGGATGATCGACATGGGCTTCGAGGAGGACATCAGAACCATCTTCTCTTATTTTAAG GGCCAGAGACAGACGCTGCTCTTCAGCGCCACCATGCCGAAGAAGATCCAGAACTTTGCTAAGAGTGCCCTGGTTAAGCCCATCACCATCAACGTGGGAAGAGCTGGTGCAGCCAGCCTGGACGTCAttcag GAAGTGGAGTATGTCAAAGAGGAAGCCAAAATGGTGTACCTTCTAGAGTGTTTACAGAAGACCTCACCCCCA gtGTTGATATTTGCTGAGAAGAAAGCAGACGTGGACGCGATACACGAGTATCTGCTGCTGAAGGGTGTGGAGGCGGTCGCCATCCACGGAGGCAAAG ACCAAGAGGAGCGAACAAAAGCCATTGAGGCGTTTAAGGAGGGCAAGAAGGATGTTCTGGTGGCCACTGACGTGGCCTCCAAAGGTTTAGACTTCCCCGCCATCCAGCACGTCGTCAACTACGACATGCCCGAAGAGATCGAAAACTACg TCCACAGAATCGGTAGGACAGGTCGGTCAGGCAAGACTGGTATAGCCACGACTTTCATCAATAAGGGTTGCG AGGAGTCCGTGTTGATGGACCTCAAGGCCTTGCTGGTGGAGGCCAAGCAGAAAGTTCCACCCGTGTTGCAGGTGCTGCAGACGGGAGACGAGGCCATGCTGGACATCGGAG GAGAGAGAGGCTGTGCGTTCTGTGGCGGTTTGGGTCATCGCATCACTGACTGCCCCAAGCTGGAAGCCATGCAGACCAAGCAGGTCACCAACATCAGCCGGCGAGACTGCCTGGCCAACAGCTCTATGGACTTTTGA
- the fam193b gene encoding protein FAM193B isoform X2 has translation MHTCCLLCHREFKDWGAGLTNGLPGHAPKLADAVPALSQALLRETPGRKLGDAVPSLSQSLLGEVPLWICQSCRKSVEEEERRTAQEQCVSAPLSHSSSCKAQSCGNGYPEQSSVDWDPSSFLSARKLSGLWNSAHTNAGPHCTHSVASHSQQAGGTAGPTCHDKRSSHEASATKVCPYSHAAPPPVPGSTPPATPLSADLCKTTPKHFKTMCRRPTPPGEAFHPGEHHQPADLSVPPNSPTGLSSQSPALLPPAKPAPGQHGHASAPPHSPFSTLAPGLHSPSGPAPSPAPTGKHSGATESPGSVHKPGACKNTHSSPTPGPQHGKLGSSLMGCTHPCNGHNGSGGGGVASSTTSTAAHLAASTCRDQACKGHKLANGSACQQGACEQDEGEDEDSSSERSSCASSSTNQRDGKYCDCCYCEFFGHNAPPAAPTSRNYAEIREKLRSRLTRRKEELPQRQELDPAAPGAVDHRDVDELLDFINSTEPKPVNSAKAAKRARHKQKKKEKERALQGVSEMACGERCSASPPEPVDEEAVPDGEAGRLLEWPQLELERVNSFLTSRLEEIKNTIKDSIRASFSMYDLNLDVNDFPKKAATLEGNHLLSHLNGSSDLQHVDLDLVPLSLRNFKRDLEIVNGWGEDGPATGPAPVPASGPAPAAKGVQRLHSTPSLSKLIRVRSPERTSPPGSEAAQPVPVSVPASAPAPTAPKPKDEVSDGKNVTGAGAKTKKSKKQQRQQDQALHEQPTVPKSAKATPGSQEKTQEVGPPEPDKPTRAGARAGLPSQPHENQRLSSRKVEDSKVSKHSTNGAPNGNHHSGSAPHRGKGDSDARVSRTEHEAEGRNNFSTPANTNSQQQSKGRNKKNKSKTEKSSAIDDVFLPKDLDPTEMDEIDREVEHFKRFCLDSAKQTRQKVAVNWSNFSLKKMPSSAAQ, from the exons ATGCACACCTGCTGTCTGCTGTGCCACCGGGAGTTTAAAgactggggggcggggctgaccAACGGGCTCCCCGGCCACGCCCCCAAGCTGGCGGACGCCGTGCCGGCCCTGTCCCAGGCGCTGCTGCGGGAGACGCCGGGCCGGAAGCTGGGCGACGCCGTGCCCTCGCTCTCGCAGTCCCTGCTGGGCGAGGTGCCGCTCTGGATCTGCCAGAGCTGTCGGAAGagcgtggaggaggaggagaggagaacagcgCAGGAGCAGTGCGTGTCG GCGCCGTTGTCCCACTCATCGTCGTGCAAGGCCCAGAGCTGTGGGAACGGTTACCCGGAGCAGAGCTCAGTGGACTGGGACCCGAGCTCCTTCCTGTCGGCCCGAAAGCTCTCTGGCCTCTGGAACTCGGCTCACACCAACGCCGGGCCACACTGCACCCACAGTGTTGCCTCACACTCACAGCAAG CCGGCGGGACAGCAGGCCCGACCTGCCACGACAAGCGTTCCTCCCACGAGGCGTCCGCCACCAAAGTGTGTCCCTACAGCCACGCTGCTCCGCCCCCCGTCCCGGGCTCCACGCCCCCCGCCACGCCCCTCTCTGCCGACCTCTGCAAGACCACACCCAAGCACTTCAAAACCATGTGCCGGCGGCCCACTCCTCCAG gcgaGGCGTTCCACCCGGGCGAGCACCACCAGCCGGCGGACCTCTCCGTGCCTCCCAACAGCCCCACGGGCCTCTCCTCCCAGAGCCCCGCCTTGCTGCCTCCCGCAAAGCCCGCCCCCGGCCAGCACGGCCACGCCTCCGCGCCCCCGCACTCACCGTTCTCCACACTGGCGCCAGGCCTGCACTCGCCGTcgggccccgcccccagccccgcccccaccggCAAGCACTCGGGTGCCACAGAGAGCCCGGGCTCCGTGCACAAGCCTGGCGCCTGCAAGAACACTCACAGCTCACCCACCCCCGGCCCCCAGCATGGCAAACTGGGCTCCTCGCTTATGGGCTGCACCCACCCGTGTAACGGGCATAACGGCAGCGGAGGGGGGGGCGtggcctcctccaccacctccaccgctGCTCATCTTGCTGCCAGCACCTGCCG GGACCAGGCTTGTAAAGGGCACAAGCTGGCAAACGGCTCAgcctgccagcagggggcgtgTGAGCAAGATGAAGGCGAGGATGAGGACAGCAGCTCGGAGCGCAGCTCATGCGCTTCTTCCTCCACCAATCAGCGCGACGGAAAATACTGCGATTGCTGCTACTGCGAGTTCTTCGGCCATAACGCG CCCCCTGCAGCGCCCACCAGCCGGAACTACGCAGAGATCCGGGAGAAGCTCCGCTCCAGGCTGACCCGCAGGAAGGAGGAGCTCCCACAGAGGCAGGAGCTGGACCCGGCCGCACCCGGCGCCGTCGACCACCGCGACGTGGACGAGCTCCTCGACTTCATCAACAGCACGGAGCCCAAGCCCGTCAACAGCGCCAAAGCGGCCAAGCGCGCCCGCCACAAACAGAAGAAGAAG gagAAGGAGCGGGCTCTGCAAGGAGTGTCTGAGATGGCCTGTGGCGAGCGATGCTCCGCCTCCCCGCCGGAGCCCGTGGATGAGGAGGCGGTCCCAGACGGGGAGGCGGGCCGTCTGCTGGAGTGGCCCCAGTTGGAGCTGGAGCGCGTCAACAGCTTCCTGACGTCGCGTCTGGAGGAGATCAAGAACACCATCAAGGACTCCATCAGGGCCTCCTTCAGCATGTACGACCTCAACTTGGACGTCAACGACTTCCCCAAGAAGGCGGCCACGCTAGAGGGGAACCACCTGCTGTCACACCTCAACGGCTCCTCGGACCTGCAGCACGTCGACCTGGACCTGGTACCGCTCTCGCTGCGCAACTTCAAGAGGGACCTGGAGATCGTCAACGGCTGGGGGGAGGACGGCCCCGCAACCGGCCCCGCCCCCGTCCCCGCCTCCGGCCCCGCCCCTGCCGCCAAAGGCGTCCAGCGGCTGCACTCCACGCCCAGTCTGTCCAAGCTCATCCGCGTCCGCTCGCCAGAGAGGACTTCGCCGCCGGGCTCTGAAGCCGCCCAGCCCGTCCCCGTCTCTGTCCCCGCCTCCGCTCCCGCCCCCACGGCGCCCAAACCCAAAGACGAAGTGTCCGACGGCAAGAACGTCACGGGGGCGGGGGCCAAGACGAAGAAGAGCAAGAAACAGCAGCGCCAGCAGGACCAGGCCCTGCACGAACAGCCCACCGTCCCCAAGTCTGCAAAAGCCACGCCCGGAAGCCAGGAGAAGACGCAGGAGGTCGGGCCGCCCGAGCCGGACAAGCCTACCCGGGCCGGAGCCCGAGCCGGCCTGCCGAGCCAGCCACATGAGAACCAGCGGCTGTccagcaggaaggtggaggacaGTAAGGTCTCCAAGCACTCCACCAACGGCGCCCCCAATGGGAACCATCATTCGGGCTCCGCCCCACACCGGGGGAAGGGTGATTCTGATGCGCGGGTTAGCCGGACGGAACACGAGGCAGAGGGCAGAAACAACTTCAGCACCCCAGCAAACACAAACTCGCAGCAACAGTCCAAGGGCAGAAATAAGAAGAACAAAAGCAAGACTGAGAAGTCCAGCGCTATCG ATGACGTGTTTCTCCCCAAAGACCTCGATCCAACGGAGATGGACGAGATTGACCGTGAGGTTGAACACTTTAAGAG GTTTTGCCTCGATTCGGCTAAACAGACTCGACAGAAAGTGGCCGTGAACTGGTCCAACTTCAGCCTGAAAAAGATGCCCTCAAGTGCAGCTCAGTAA
- the fam193b gene encoding protein FAM193B isoform X1, whose protein sequence is MARKKSKQAGVGHKDAAAGQQSAPKSAVCPGEAAVAAGGGDAGLERLARPNQSMHTCCLLCHREFKDWGAGLTNGLPGHAPKLADAVPALSQALLRETPGRKLGDAVPSLSQSLLGEVPLWICQSCRKSVEEEERRTAQEQCVSAPLSHSSSCKAQSCGNGYPEQSSVDWDPSSFLSARKLSGLWNSAHTNAGPHCTHSVASHSQQAGGTAGPTCHDKRSSHEASATKVCPYSHAAPPPVPGSTPPATPLSADLCKTTPKHFKTMCRRPTPPGEAFHPGEHHQPADLSVPPNSPTGLSSQSPALLPPAKPAPGQHGHASAPPHSPFSTLAPGLHSPSGPAPSPAPTGKHSGATESPGSVHKPGACKNTHSSPTPGPQHGKLGSSLMGCTHPCNGHNGSGGGGVASSTTSTAAHLAASTCRDQACKGHKLANGSACQQGACEQDEGEDEDSSSERSSCASSSTNQRDGKYCDCCYCEFFGHNAPPAAPTSRNYAEIREKLRSRLTRRKEELPQRQELDPAAPGAVDHRDVDELLDFINSTEPKPVNSAKAAKRARHKQKKKEKERALQGVSEMACGERCSASPPEPVDEEAVPDGEAGRLLEWPQLELERVNSFLTSRLEEIKNTIKDSIRASFSMYDLNLDVNDFPKKAATLEGNHLLSHLNGSSDLQHVDLDLVPLSLRNFKRDLEIVNGWGEDGPATGPAPVPASGPAPAAKGVQRLHSTPSLSKLIRVRSPERTSPPGSEAAQPVPVSVPASAPAPTAPKPKDEVSDGKNVTGAGAKTKKSKKQQRQQDQALHEQPTVPKSAKATPGSQEKTQEVGPPEPDKPTRAGARAGLPSQPHENQRLSSRKVEDSKVSKHSTNGAPNGNHHSGSAPHRGKGDSDARVSRTEHEAEGRNNFSTPANTNSQQQSKGRNKKNKSKTEKSSAIDDVFLPKDLDPTEMDEIDREVEHFKRFCLDSAKQTRQKVAVNWSNFSLKKMPSSAAQ, encoded by the exons ATGGCTAGGAAGAAGAGCAAGCAGGCGGGAGTCGGGCACAAGGATGCGGCGGCCGGACAGCAGAGCGCGCCGAAGAGCGCCGTGTGTCCCGGCGAGGCGGCGGTGGCGGCGGGCGGCGGGGACGCGGGGCTGGAGCGGCTGGCGCGGCCCAACCAG TCTATGCACACCTGCTGTCTGCTGTGCCACCGGGAGTTTAAAgactggggggcggggctgaccAACGGGCTCCCCGGCCACGCCCCCAAGCTGGCGGACGCCGTGCCGGCCCTGTCCCAGGCGCTGCTGCGGGAGACGCCGGGCCGGAAGCTGGGCGACGCCGTGCCCTCGCTCTCGCAGTCCCTGCTGGGCGAGGTGCCGCTCTGGATCTGCCAGAGCTGTCGGAAGagcgtggaggaggaggagaggagaacagcgCAGGAGCAGTGCGTGTCG GCGCCGTTGTCCCACTCATCGTCGTGCAAGGCCCAGAGCTGTGGGAACGGTTACCCGGAGCAGAGCTCAGTGGACTGGGACCCGAGCTCCTTCCTGTCGGCCCGAAAGCTCTCTGGCCTCTGGAACTCGGCTCACACCAACGCCGGGCCACACTGCACCCACAGTGTTGCCTCACACTCACAGCAAG CCGGCGGGACAGCAGGCCCGACCTGCCACGACAAGCGTTCCTCCCACGAGGCGTCCGCCACCAAAGTGTGTCCCTACAGCCACGCTGCTCCGCCCCCCGTCCCGGGCTCCACGCCCCCCGCCACGCCCCTCTCTGCCGACCTCTGCAAGACCACACCCAAGCACTTCAAAACCATGTGCCGGCGGCCCACTCCTCCAG gcgaGGCGTTCCACCCGGGCGAGCACCACCAGCCGGCGGACCTCTCCGTGCCTCCCAACAGCCCCACGGGCCTCTCCTCCCAGAGCCCCGCCTTGCTGCCTCCCGCAAAGCCCGCCCCCGGCCAGCACGGCCACGCCTCCGCGCCCCCGCACTCACCGTTCTCCACACTGGCGCCAGGCCTGCACTCGCCGTcgggccccgcccccagccccgcccccaccggCAAGCACTCGGGTGCCACAGAGAGCCCGGGCTCCGTGCACAAGCCTGGCGCCTGCAAGAACACTCACAGCTCACCCACCCCCGGCCCCCAGCATGGCAAACTGGGCTCCTCGCTTATGGGCTGCACCCACCCGTGTAACGGGCATAACGGCAGCGGAGGGGGGGGCGtggcctcctccaccacctccaccgctGCTCATCTTGCTGCCAGCACCTGCCG GGACCAGGCTTGTAAAGGGCACAAGCTGGCAAACGGCTCAgcctgccagcagggggcgtgTGAGCAAGATGAAGGCGAGGATGAGGACAGCAGCTCGGAGCGCAGCTCATGCGCTTCTTCCTCCACCAATCAGCGCGACGGAAAATACTGCGATTGCTGCTACTGCGAGTTCTTCGGCCATAACGCG CCCCCTGCAGCGCCCACCAGCCGGAACTACGCAGAGATCCGGGAGAAGCTCCGCTCCAGGCTGACCCGCAGGAAGGAGGAGCTCCCACAGAGGCAGGAGCTGGACCCGGCCGCACCCGGCGCCGTCGACCACCGCGACGTGGACGAGCTCCTCGACTTCATCAACAGCACGGAGCCCAAGCCCGTCAACAGCGCCAAAGCGGCCAAGCGCGCCCGCCACAAACAGAAGAAGAAG gagAAGGAGCGGGCTCTGCAAGGAGTGTCTGAGATGGCCTGTGGCGAGCGATGCTCCGCCTCCCCGCCGGAGCCCGTGGATGAGGAGGCGGTCCCAGACGGGGAGGCGGGCCGTCTGCTGGAGTGGCCCCAGTTGGAGCTGGAGCGCGTCAACAGCTTCCTGACGTCGCGTCTGGAGGAGATCAAGAACACCATCAAGGACTCCATCAGGGCCTCCTTCAGCATGTACGACCTCAACTTGGACGTCAACGACTTCCCCAAGAAGGCGGCCACGCTAGAGGGGAACCACCTGCTGTCACACCTCAACGGCTCCTCGGACCTGCAGCACGTCGACCTGGACCTGGTACCGCTCTCGCTGCGCAACTTCAAGAGGGACCTGGAGATCGTCAACGGCTGGGGGGAGGACGGCCCCGCAACCGGCCCCGCCCCCGTCCCCGCCTCCGGCCCCGCCCCTGCCGCCAAAGGCGTCCAGCGGCTGCACTCCACGCCCAGTCTGTCCAAGCTCATCCGCGTCCGCTCGCCAGAGAGGACTTCGCCGCCGGGCTCTGAAGCCGCCCAGCCCGTCCCCGTCTCTGTCCCCGCCTCCGCTCCCGCCCCCACGGCGCCCAAACCCAAAGACGAAGTGTCCGACGGCAAGAACGTCACGGGGGCGGGGGCCAAGACGAAGAAGAGCAAGAAACAGCAGCGCCAGCAGGACCAGGCCCTGCACGAACAGCCCACCGTCCCCAAGTCTGCAAAAGCCACGCCCGGAAGCCAGGAGAAGACGCAGGAGGTCGGGCCGCCCGAGCCGGACAAGCCTACCCGGGCCGGAGCCCGAGCCGGCCTGCCGAGCCAGCCACATGAGAACCAGCGGCTGTccagcaggaaggtggaggacaGTAAGGTCTCCAAGCACTCCACCAACGGCGCCCCCAATGGGAACCATCATTCGGGCTCCGCCCCACACCGGGGGAAGGGTGATTCTGATGCGCGGGTTAGCCGGACGGAACACGAGGCAGAGGGCAGAAACAACTTCAGCACCCCAGCAAACACAAACTCGCAGCAACAGTCCAAGGGCAGAAATAAGAAGAACAAAAGCAAGACTGAGAAGTCCAGCGCTATCG ATGACGTGTTTCTCCCCAAAGACCTCGATCCAACGGAGATGGACGAGATTGACCGTGAGGTTGAACACTTTAAGAG GTTTTGCCTCGATTCGGCTAAACAGACTCGACAGAAAGTGGCCGTGAACTGGTCCAACTTCAGCCTGAAAAAGATGCCCTCAAGTGCAGCTCAGTAA